In Phalacrocorax aristotelis chromosome 6, bGulAri2.1, whole genome shotgun sequence, one DNA window encodes the following:
- the INSL5 gene encoding insulin-like peptide INSL5: MRGFQQNSPPRPRRSLLPCRQPALKHHICRMRGTVLVLALLTLLIVARGGKGEGNTVKLCGRDFVRAIVFTCGSSRWKRHLTDYHYLFESENLLPFSQENNGYADSSMYTDQSLEIDSKEIRNIKPETEQDLKHTRKMSTLKKREVAKLLTTSCCSIGCSEREISSLC; the protein is encoded by the exons ATGAGAGGATTTCAGCAGAACTCCCCACCTCGGCCTCGCAGATCCCTTCTGCCCTGCCGACAGCCAGCCTTGAAGCACCACATCTGCAGAATGAGAGGCACAGTGTTGGTGCTGGCCTTGCTCACTCTCCTGATTGTGGCACGTGGAGGAAAAGGTGAAGGAAACACCGTGAAGCTCTGCGGGAGAGACTTTGTCAGAGCCATCGTCTTCACCTGCGGCAGCTCTCGGTGGAAAAGGCATTTGACTGATTATCACTACCTGTTTG AGAGTGAAAATCTCCTGCCTTTCTCACAAGAGAACAACGGTTATGCCGACTCCTCGATGTACACAGACCAGAGCCTGGAGATTGACAGCAAAGAAATCCGCAACATCAAGCCTGAGACAGAGCAAGACTTAAAACACACCAGAAAAATGTCTACACTAAAAAAGCGTGAAGTGGCCAAGTTGCTTACCACATCCTGCTGCAGCATTGGCTGCAGTGAGAGAGAGATCAGCTCCCTGTGCTAA
- the DYNLT5 gene encoding dynein light chain Tctex-type 5 produces the protein MHGGAGFRDPRWGPPKRFPVAAVDDILKDVLGSYLREQPYEPTRCRDVAKDLAEVIKARVKDLMIPRYKIVVVIHIGQLNEQSMQIGSRCLWDPASDTFSSYVFKNMSLFALATVYAVYFE, from the exons ATGCATGGCGGCGCGGGTTTCAGGGATCCTCGCTGGG GTCCCCCCAAGCGCTTCCCGGTGGCAGCGGTGGATGATATCCTGAAGGATGTGCTGGGGAGCTACCTGAGGGAGCAGCCCTACGAGCCGACTCGGTGCAGGGACGTGGCAAAGGACCTGGCTGAG GTTATTAAAGCTCGGGTGAAAGACCTTATGATACCAAGGTACAAGATTGTTGTGGTGATACATATTGGGCAGCTGAATGAACAGAGCATGCAGATTGGAAGCAGGTGCCTGTGGGATCCTGCAAGTGATACGTTTTCGTCGTATGTGTTCAAGAACATGTCACTGTTTGCTCTTGCAACTGTCTATGCTGTCTATTTTGAATAA